Proteins encoded by one window of Lactobacillus sp. ESL0684:
- the truB gene encoding tRNA pseudouridine(55) synthase TruB codes for MLNGILVIDKPKGMTSADVVYQLRKVLHIKKIGHAGTLDPDVTGVLPIAIGQATKLIELMHQRNKQYVGTGIFGFATDSYDISGKTLTTKQLAEPISAAKIQQQMQTFVGEIEQVPPIYSAVRVNGKHLYEYARAGIEVERPKRVVKVVSYDLLGQPKFEDNCGQERFEFAIECSKGTYVRSLVNDLGTKLGVPAVMSSLRRSASSGFELSQAVKLADIIADPSLANDLIQPIEHFFQDYQQVDLTQSQWLKVQNGAAISLEIDANQVALRYNNRVKAIYQRKSNEYRPYLMLLQNK; via the coding sequence ATGCTTAACGGAATATTGGTAATTGACAAGCCTAAAGGAATGACTAGTGCCGATGTAGTCTATCAATTGCGCAAGGTATTACATATTAAAAAAATCGGTCATGCAGGTACACTAGACCCTGATGTTACAGGTGTATTGCCAATTGCGATCGGCCAAGCAACCAAGTTAATTGAGTTGATGCATCAACGAAATAAACAGTACGTAGGAACTGGGATCTTCGGCTTTGCGACTGACAGTTATGATATTAGTGGTAAAACATTGACTACTAAGCAATTAGCTGAACCGATTTCAGCAGCAAAAATTCAGCAGCAAATGCAAACATTTGTGGGTGAAATTGAGCAAGTACCGCCAATTTATTCTGCGGTTCGAGTCAATGGCAAACATCTTTATGAATATGCTCGAGCAGGAATTGAAGTTGAGCGGCCTAAACGAGTCGTTAAGGTTGTCTCATATGATTTGCTGGGACAGCCAAAGTTTGAAGATAATTGCGGCCAGGAAAGATTCGAATTTGCAATCGAATGTAGTAAGGGCACTTATGTGCGGTCACTAGTTAATGATTTAGGAACTAAATTAGGGGTACCAGCAGTCATGAGTAGTTTGCGGCGCAGTGCTAGTTCAGGCTTTGAGCTTAGTCAGGCTGTCAAGTTAGCCGATATTATTGCTGATCCCAGTTTGGCTAATGACTTGATCCAACCAATTGAGCACTTTTTCCAAGATTACCAACAAGTTGATTTAACGCAATCTCAGTGGCTTAAAGTCCAAAATGGTGCAGCGATTAGTTTGGAAATTGATGCAAATCAAGTTGCATTACGATACAATAATAGGGTTAAGGCGATTTATCAAAGAAAGTCCAATGAGTATCGTCCATATTTGATGCTCTTACAGAATAAATAA
- the ribF gene encoding riboflavin biosynthesis protein RibF, protein MQIIHLTYPLAENLIPGKIVLALGFFDGVHRGHQQLIKTAKQAAAAQDLPLAVMTFDRHPKEVYQHASVTYIDNLAEKAYKMAHLGVDYLLVIHFNAGFSNLSAQEFVDQIIVKLQATTVVAGFDYTYGPKKIANMANFPKYAKGRFKIIEIPKQSYDGEKIGSTEIKKAITSGQMELVTKLLGWHYIMSGVVGHGLRNGHKLGYPTVNLVWQDSKVIPKVGVYATKTKVAGKWYDSMTSVGYNVTINDSKQIFIESNLFNFDQEIYGQEIVIKWYKYTRGEIKFADLAGLKKQMAQDEVQIKTYFAQRK, encoded by the coding sequence TTGCAAATTATCCATTTAACTTATCCGCTCGCAGAAAATTTAATTCCTGGTAAAATAGTTTTGGCTCTAGGATTTTTTGATGGTGTTCATCGCGGTCACCAACAATTGATTAAAACTGCTAAGCAAGCTGCAGCAGCACAAGACTTGCCATTAGCCGTAATGACATTTGACCGTCATCCTAAAGAAGTTTATCAACATGCAAGTGTCACATATATTGATAATTTGGCGGAAAAAGCTTATAAAATGGCTCATTTAGGTGTCGATTACTTACTAGTAATTCATTTTAATGCTGGCTTTAGCAACTTGTCTGCGCAAGAATTTGTTGATCAAATAATTGTTAAGCTGCAGGCAACAACCGTAGTAGCAGGTTTTGATTATACTTATGGCCCCAAAAAGATTGCCAATATGGCAAATTTTCCCAAGTATGCTAAAGGACGGTTTAAGATTATTGAAATTCCCAAACAGTCATATGATGGTGAAAAGATTGGCTCCACGGAAATCAAAAAAGCTATTACAAGTGGGCAAATGGAGCTAGTCACTAAATTGCTTGGTTGGCATTATATTATGAGCGGAGTTGTTGGGCATGGCTTGCGCAATGGTCATAAATTAGGTTATCCCACGGTTAATTTGGTATGGCAGGATTCCAAGGTAATACCTAAAGTTGGTGTGTATGCTACCAAAACTAAAGTTGCTGGTAAATGGTATGATTCAATGACTAGTGTCGGTTATAATGTAACCATCAATGATTCAAAGCAAATTTTTATCGAGTCAAATCTCTTTAATTTCGACCAAGAAATTTATGGACAAGAAATTGTCATTAAATGGTATAAATATACTCGAGGAGAAATTAAATTTGCTGATTTAGCTGGCTTAAAAAAGCAAATGGCACAGGATGAGGTTCAGATTAAGACCTATTTTGCTCAAAGAAAGTAA
- the infB gene encoding translation initiation factor IF-2 has protein sequence MAKKRIYEIAKELGIDNKVVVNKAKDLGFDVKNHMSSLENSQVNQLKGSFHNSAPAKKQEKPEQKGSKIKVSVKSIRKNEKKADEGNNSNRNNKKRRNNRRGNNNDRNQDRRSQRNNSNSATKPTKPAAQDLLKQLKEKQRVEQSSLNKQADQARAAYNEHLKNPNAADEKQTSEKKADSVKKVATTKVSGPKIIKPSPARMKQNQSAATVKIVKASSSQPTANTAEPDKDEKRRGNGHSRNTGKPGRKGRNQVFGSHTDRPGKRKRKGKKRQFEQIPKKQPTQRKERPLPETLTYEVGMNAQDLGKILHREPAEIVKKLFMLGVMTNQNQSLDKDAIELIAAEYGINAEEKIHEDISDIDTLYTKRMDAAKESGNLVKRPPVVTIMGHVDHGKTTLLDRLRHTHVSDHEAGGITQKIGAYQVSINKKPITFLDTPGHAAFSNMRERGAEITDIVVLVVAADDGVMPQTIEAIDHAKSANVPIIVAINKMDAPGANPEHVTEQLMKYNLIPEDYGGDTIFVKISAKTGENVDDLLQMILLQADMMELKANSDQKAIGTVIEARLSRGRGPVADLLVQQGTLHTGDPIVVGNRFGRVRVMTNDRGRQVKTATPSMPVEITGLNDVPESADKLVVFDDEKTARAVGEQRAQQALQQSRENTQHVTLDNLFDTMKKENMKEVDVVLKADVQGSVEALQQSLEKIEVEGVRVNIVHAGVGAVNDSDVTLAGASNGFIIGFNVRPTATAKSQAEADGVDIRLYSIIYKAIDDVEAAMQGMLEPTYEDKVIGSLTVRETWKVSKVGTIAGAFVDSGYVTRDSDINLIRDGVVIYSGKVASLKRFKDDAKVVKQGFDCGLTIEGYNDIKIGDQLEAVEQQEVKPNK, from the coding sequence ATGGCTAAAAAAAGAATTTATGAAATCGCAAAAGAATTAGGCATCGATAATAAAGTTGTGGTCAATAAAGCAAAGGACCTCGGCTTTGATGTCAAGAATCATATGTCATCACTAGAAAATTCACAAGTGAATCAATTAAAGGGCAGTTTCCATAACTCCGCTCCCGCTAAAAAGCAAGAGAAGCCTGAGCAGAAAGGCAGTAAAATTAAAGTTTCAGTTAAATCAATCCGTAAAAATGAAAAAAAGGCGGATGAAGGCAATAATAGCAATCGTAATAATAAAAAACGGCGCAATAATCGACGTGGCAACAATAATGATCGCAATCAAGATCGCAGAAGTCAGCGGAACAATTCAAATTCAGCTACTAAACCAACTAAGCCTGCAGCACAGGACCTGCTTAAACAGCTAAAAGAGAAGCAACGTGTAGAACAATCTTCACTTAATAAGCAGGCTGATCAAGCTAGGGCAGCTTATAATGAGCACCTGAAAAATCCTAATGCGGCTGATGAAAAGCAGACTAGTGAAAAAAAGGCTGATTCAGTAAAGAAAGTTGCTACAACCAAGGTTAGCGGACCTAAAATTATTAAACCTTCGCCAGCTAGAATGAAGCAAAATCAATCAGCGGCTACGGTTAAAATAGTTAAGGCCAGTTCAAGTCAGCCTACAGCAAATACAGCAGAGCCTGACAAGGATGAAAAACGCCGAGGTAATGGTCACAGTCGTAATACTGGTAAGCCAGGACGTAAGGGGCGTAATCAGGTATTTGGTAGTCACACTGATCGTCCAGGTAAACGTAAACGTAAGGGTAAGAAGCGTCAATTTGAACAAATCCCTAAAAAGCAGCCAACTCAAAGAAAAGAACGGCCATTGCCAGAAACTTTAACTTATGAAGTTGGGATGAATGCGCAAGATTTAGGTAAAATTTTGCACCGTGAGCCTGCAGAAATCGTGAAAAAGTTATTCATGCTTGGCGTTATGACGAATCAAAATCAGTCACTTGACAAGGATGCAATTGAATTAATTGCTGCAGAATACGGGATTAATGCTGAAGAAAAAATTCATGAAGATATTTCTGACATTGATACTTTGTATACTAAGCGAATGGACGCAGCTAAGGAATCAGGTAATTTAGTTAAGCGCCCACCTGTAGTAACTATTATGGGGCACGTTGATCATGGTAAAACGACTTTGCTTGATCGGCTGCGTCATACTCATGTTTCTGATCATGAAGCAGGAGGAATTACGCAAAAGATTGGTGCTTATCAAGTATCAATTAATAAGAAGCCAATCACCTTTTTAGATACTCCAGGACATGCTGCCTTCTCCAATATGCGTGAACGAGGAGCAGAAATAACTGATATTGTTGTGTTAGTTGTAGCAGCAGATGATGGTGTTATGCCGCAAACGATCGAGGCAATTGATCATGCTAAAAGTGCCAATGTTCCAATAATTGTGGCAATTAACAAGATGGATGCACCAGGAGCAAATCCGGAACATGTTACTGAGCAATTGATGAAGTACAATTTGATTCCTGAAGATTATGGTGGCGATACAATTTTCGTTAAGATATCTGCTAAAACTGGTGAAAATGTTGATGACTTATTGCAAATGATCCTATTACAGGCTGATATGATGGAATTAAAAGCTAATTCTGATCAAAAAGCTATTGGTACTGTAATTGAAGCTCGTTTATCAAGAGGTCGTGGCCCGGTAGCCGACTTGTTAGTACAACAAGGAACATTGCATACTGGTGATCCAATTGTAGTTGGTAATCGCTTTGGTCGAGTTCGGGTAATGACCAATGATCGCGGTCGACAGGTTAAAACTGCTACCCCTTCAATGCCGGTAGAAATTACGGGTCTAAATGACGTACCTGAATCTGCTGATAAGTTAGTTGTCTTTGATGATGAAAAGACTGCTAGAGCAGTCGGTGAGCAACGTGCTCAACAAGCTTTACAACAATCACGAGAAAATACACAACATGTCACTTTAGATAATCTCTTTGACACTATGAAGAAAGAGAATATGAAGGAAGTAGATGTTGTTTTAAAGGCAGATGTGCAAGGATCTGTTGAAGCTTTGCAACAATCACTTGAAAAGATTGAAGTTGAAGGCGTACGGGTTAATATCGTTCACGCAGGTGTTGGTGCTGTAAATGACTCTGATGTTACTTTAGCAGGTGCATCTAATGGCTTTATTATTGGCTTTAATGTTCGTCCAACTGCTACTGCTAAGTCACAGGCTGAAGCAGATGGCGTTGATATTAGGCTATACAGTATTATTTATAAAGCAATTGATGATGTTGAAGCTGCTATGCAAGGGATGCTTGAACCAACTTATGAAGATAAGGTAATTGGTAGTTTGACAGTTCGCGAAACTTGGAAAGTTTCCAAAGTTGGTACAATTGCTGGTGCATTCGTTGATTCGGGTTACGTCACTCGTGATTCTGATATTAACTTAATTCGTGATGGTGTGGTAATCTACTCAGGTAAGGTAGCTTCACTTAAGCGATTTAAGGATGATGCTAAGGTAGTTAAACAAGGTTTTGATTGTGGTTTGACTATTGAGGGTTATAATGATATTAAGATAGGTGATCAACTTGAGGCTGTTGAGCAGCAAGAGGTTAAGCCTAATAAGTAA
- a CDS encoding ribosome-binding factor A — protein MKHRIGRVEGEILRELTKILRKNIRDPRVSDVTITAVECTNDLSYATVYYSILSDDQTKEAEVMAGLDKAKGMMRHLLGQVLTVYKVPELIFKRDNSVKYGSKIDRLIAEVKKQDTDRND, from the coding sequence ATGAAGCATAGAATCGGTCGAGTTGAAGGCGAAATCCTACGCGAATTAACCAAAATTCTGCGGAAGAATATTCGTGATCCACGCGTTAGTGATGTTACCATTACTGCGGTTGAATGTACTAATGATTTGTCATATGCGACTGTTTACTACAGTATTCTTTCTGATGATCAAACAAAAGAAGCTGAAGTTATGGCGGGCCTTGATAAAGCTAAGGGAATGATGCGGCATCTGTTAGGCCAAGTACTGACTGTCTACAAGGTACCTGAACTTATCTTTAAGCGGGATAATTCTGTTAAATATGGCAGTAAGATCGATCGCTTAATTGCAGAGGTAAAAAAACAAGACACGGATCGTAATGATTAA